From Girardinichthys multiradiatus isolate DD_20200921_A chromosome 3, DD_fGirMul_XY1, whole genome shotgun sequence, the proteins below share one genomic window:
- the LOC124865789 gene encoding potassium channel subfamily K member 5-like: MADKGPFLTSCIIFYLSIGAAIFQILEEPNWKAARDKYIQQKEDILRSNHVTKETLDEILKIASEAAGQGVAITGDNHRNTWDWGNSVIFAATIVTTIGYGNVAPKTKGGRVFCILYGLCGIPVCLVWISTLGSFFGDRAKRLSGILIQKGVSVKKVQFTCTALFLLWGLLVHLVIPPFVFMSVEGWSYLEGIYFSFITLTTVGFGDYVAGVNPDIQYPKLYRVLAELWIYMGLAWLSLFFSWNVHMVVEAHKVLKKKRHHKHRRRPLYNLEPDSEEEKQKQDMKPTVVDIFNFLSEKDEDYSTVIKEIGINARRRRPPEIVNINRSKSCSDILASYIQTLEHSPRHTQHISLSDVFANAKVDESEQEEDNVLKQENIKEPTLEACEKTGHKEDKNEGSSEPVNDGIIFPAPDREAAEEEKVQHPGDGGAQFTISKVAENDLTSDLDEKG, encoded by the exons ATGGCTGACAAAGGTCCCTTTTTAACTTCGTGTATCATCTTCTACCTCTCGATCGGGGCTGCGATTTTTCAGATTCTCGAGGAGCCAAACTGGAAAGCGGCTAGAGACAAATATATCCAACAGAAGGAAGACATTCTGAGGAGTAACCACGTCACAAAGGAAACCCTAGATGAGATCTTGAAG ATTGCGTCTGAGGCTGCAGGCCAAGGTGTGGCTATCACTGGAGACAATCACCGCAACACATGGGACTGGGGCAATTCTGTCATCTTTGCTGCCACCATCGTGACCACTATAG GTTATGGTAATGTTGCTCCCAAGACAAAAGGTGGGCGTGTGTTCTGCATCCTGTATGGCTTGTGTGGGATCCCTGTGTGTCTGGTCTGGATAAGTACGCTGGGGTCCTTCTTTGGAGACCGAGCTAAACGACTGTCAGGGATTCTTATACAAAAGGGCGTTTCAGTG AAAAAAGTCCAGTTCACATGTACGGCCTTATTCCTTCTATGGGGTTTGCTGGTGCACTTGGTGATCCCTCCCTTTGTTTTCATGTCTGTGGAAGGATGGAGCTACCTGGAAGGGATCTACTTCTCCTTCATCACCCTCACAACAGTTGGCTTTGGAGATTACGTGGCAG GTGTAAATCCTGATATCCAATACCCAAAACTCTACAGGGTATTGGCAGAGTTATGGATTTACATGGGACTGGCCTGGCTTTCTCTGTTCTTCAGCTGGAACGTCCACATGGTTGTAGAAGCTCACAAAGTGCTAAAGAAGAAACGGCACCACAAGCACAGACGCAGACCCCTGTATAACCTGGAACCAGACTCTGAAGAGGAGaagcaaaaacaagacatgaagCCGACTGTTGTTGACATCTTCAACTTCCTTTCTGAGAAGGACGAAGACTACAGCACGGTCATCAAAGAGATTGGAATTAatgcaagaagaagaagaccacCAGAAATCGTCAACATTAACCGCTCCAAGAGCTGCAGTGACATCTTGGCCAGCTACATTCAGACCTTGGAACATTCACCGCGGCACACGCAGCACATCAGTTTAAGTGACGTGTTTGCAAATGCAAAGGTGGATGAAAGCGAACAAGAGGAAGACAATGTTCTCAAGCAGGAAAACATCAAAGAACCCACATTAGAAGCATGTGAAAAAACAGGCCACAAGGAGGACAAAAATGAGGGTTCCTCTGAACCAGTAAATGATGGGATCATCTTCCCGGCACCTGAcagagaggctgcagaagaagagaaagtgCAGCATCCTGGTGATGGGGGGGCTCAATTTACAATATCTAAGGTAGCAGAAAATGATTTGACATCAGATTTAGATGAAAAGGGATGA